Proteins co-encoded in one Malus sylvestris chromosome 7, drMalSylv7.2, whole genome shotgun sequence genomic window:
- the LOC126628184 gene encoding transcription termination factor MTERF8, chloroplastic-like, with product MVALTFRLCCSQSSRIKRFVSRQHPLLLCRNFTSEISENHNDFTVNYLINSCGLSPEGAILASKRTKLRSPERPDSALFFLRNHGFSQTQISKIVRSCPHVLNSNPDKILLPKLEFFRSLGVSRECLAKVLERHPGLLSASLENRIVPTYNFLKSMVSEKNVVSVFKSGSRIFVEGHCKTVVPNIEILKESGMPQSCISLLLVHHPSTLMVKPEEIGKVVDEVKQMGFNLQISTSVMAIKALCGKNRLVWNRSLQVYKRWGWSEDVVLSAFRRHPCCMTLSEKKIMLALEFLVIKMEWPSVMIAKAPAVMCYSLEKRFIPRCLVVKVLLLKGLIKGIENVSLGSVLVPVEKLFLERYVARNIDQVPQLLSVYHGKVGVQDV from the coding sequence ATGGTAGCGCTCACCTTCAGATTGTGTTGTTCTCAATCTTCCAGAATTAAACGATTTGTTTCTCGTCAACATCCGCTGCTACTCTGCAGAAATTTCACCTCAGAAATCTCAGAAAACCACAACGATTTCACAGTCAATTACCTCATAAACTCATGTGGGTTGTCCCCAGAAGGTGCAATTTTAGCCTCCAAGAGGACGAAGCTGCGTTCTCCAGAAAGACCAGACTCCGCTTTGTTCTTTCTCAGAAACCATGGATTCTCTCAAACCCAGATCTCCAAGATCGTCAGGTCATGCCCACACGTTCTCAATTCCAATCCTGATAAAATCCTTCTGCCAAAGCTTGAATTTTTCAGGTCTCTTGGAGTTTCAAGAGAGTGCCTTGCAAAAGTTTTGGAACGTCATCCCGGTCTCTTGTCTGCAAGCTTGGAAAATCGGATTGTACCCACTTATAATTTTCTTAAGAGTATGGTTTCTGAGAAAAATGTCGTTTCTGTTTTCAAGTCGGGCTCACGGATTTTCGTGGAAGGCCACTGCAAGACTGTTGTCCCAAATATTGAGATTTTGAAAGAATCAGGTATGCCCCAATCATGCATTTCTCTGCTGCTTGTTCATCACCCCAGCACTTTAATGGTAAAGCCTGAAGAGATTGGTAAAGTTGTGGACGAGGTTAAGCAAATGGGTTTTAATCTGCAAATATCAACGTCGGTGATGGCAATAAAAGCATTGTGTGGTAAGAATAGGCTTGTATGGAATCGAAGTCTCCAGGTTTATAAGAGATGGGGTTGGTCTGAAGATGTTGTGCTCTCTGCTTTCCGGAGGCACCCTTGCTGTATGACTCTGTCGGAGAAGAAAATAATGCTAGCACTGGAATTTTTAGTGATAAAGATGGAGTGGCCGTCGGTAATGATTGCCAAAGCCCCAGCGGTCATGTGTTACAGTTTGGAGAAGAGATTCATCCCCCGCTGCTTGGTTGTTAAAGTTTTGTTGCTGAAAGGATTGATAAAGGGGATTGAAAACGTGAGTTTGGGTTCTGTGTTGGTGCCTGTAGAGAAGTTGTTCTTGGAGAGGTATGTGGCCAGAAATATCGATCAAGTCCCTCAGTTATTGAGTGTGTATCATGGAAAAGTTGGAGTCCAGGATGTATGA
- the LOC126628180 gene encoding uncharacterized protein LOC126628180 encodes MGSLSKLKALALRLGYSQSSSSSRVASTFKRFVSGDPKPSHFPLQHQLLLCRHFTSETSENHNDFTVNYLISSCGLSPEDAISASKRVKLRSPERPDYVLSFLRNHGFSATQISKMVRSFPRLFQLHPERTILPKLEFFTSLGVSKEDLAKTLAYQPKILTASLNNRILPTYDFLRSLISKKNVASVFKHGSRIFKEGHSKNVAPNIEILRESGMPYSCISLLLAHHPKALMVKPEEIGKVVDEVKQMGFNLQKSTSVPAIKALCGSNRFACNRNRQVYKRWGWSEDDLVSAFRRHPICMIVSEKKLMLAMEFLVNKMGWPSVMIAKSPEVMCYSLEKRFIPRCLVVKVLLLKGLIKGIENVSLSSVVVPVEKLFLERYVARYIDQVPQLLSVYRGKVEVRDV; translated from the coding sequence ATGGGATCGCTCTCCAAATTGAAGGCCCTCGCCCTCCGATTGGGTTATTCTCAATCTTCCAGTTCCAGTAGAGTTGCTTCCACATTTAAACGATTTGTCTCTGGAGATCCGAAACCCTCACATTTTCCTCTTCAACATCAGCTGCTACTCTGCAGACATTTCACCTCAGAAACTTCAGAAAACCACAACGATTTCACAGTCAATTACCTCATAAGCTCATGTGGGTTGTCCCCAGAAGATGCAATTTCAGCCTCCAAGAGGGTCAAGCTGCGTTCTCCAGAAAGACCAGACTACGTTTTGTCCTTTCTCAGAAACCATGGATTCTCTGCAACCCAGATCTCGAAGATGGTCAGGTCATTCCCAAGACTTTTCCAATTGCATCCTGAGAGGACCATTTTGCCAAAGCTTGAGTTTTTCACTTCTCTTGGAGTTTCAAAGGAGGACCTTGCAAAAACTCTGGCGTATCAACCGAAGATTTTGACTGCGAGCTTGAACAACCGGATTCTACCCACTTATGATTTCCTTCGGAGTTTGATTTCTAAGAAAAATGTCGCTTCTGTTTTCAAGCACGGCTCGCGGATTTTCAAGGAAGGCCACTCCAAGAATGTTGCCCCAAATattgagattttgagagaaTCAGGTATGCCCTATTCCTGCATTTCTCTGTTGCTTGCTCATCACCCAAAAGCTTTAATGGTAAAGCCTGAAGAGATTGGTAAAGTTGTGGACGAGGTTAAGCAAATGGGTTTTAATCTGCAAAAATCAACTTCGGTGCCGGCAATAAAAGCATTGTGTGGTAGCAATAGGTTTGCATGTAATCGAAATCGCCAAGTTTATAAGAGGTGGGGATGGTCTGAGGATGATCTAGTCTCTGCTTTCAGGAGGCACCCGATATGTATGATTGTGTCGGAGAAGAAACTAATGCTAGCAATGGAATTTTTAGTGAATAAGATGGGGTGGCCGTCGGTAATGATTGCCAAATCCCCAGAGGTCATGTGTTACAGTTTGGAGAAGAGATTCATCCCCCGCTGCTTGGTTGTTAAAGTTTTGTTGCTGAAAGGATTGATAAAGGGGATTGAAAACGTGAGTTTGAGTTCTGTGGTGGTGCCTGTAGAGAAGTTGTTCTTGGAGAGGTATGTGGCCAGATATATCGATCAAGTACCTCAGTTATTGAGTGTGTATCGAGGAAAAGTTGAAGTCCGGGATGTATGA
- the LOC126628182 gene encoding transcription termination factor MTERF2, chloroplastic-like translates to MVSLFNLEAARLGYSLFPKTKRFVIGVGDLKPSDFDFSLQSLILCRHLVSEISQTHHDFTVNYLINSCGLSPEGAISASKRVKLRSPERADSVLSFLRSHGFSATQISKLIRSRPQLLMGYPEKTLLPKLEFFISVGISREELAKTFASVPALLDVSLQKRIKPTCLFLGNLLSGKNFVAFLKNGSRIFLEGHSKNLAPNIGILRELGMPQSCISLLLAHFPSSLIRNPENFGKVVDEVKQMGFNPEKSTSVMAIKALCSKSIWNHNCESYKRWGWSEDDVLSAFKRFPHCMTKSEKKIMQVMEFLVNKMGWPARVIAKYPAIVSLSLEERIIPRCSVVKVLMLKGLIKEIENVSLYSVMLPAEKFFLAKFVTGYIDEVPQLLSVYQGKVKVEDV, encoded by the coding sequence ATGGTAAGCCTCTTCAACTTGGAGGCCGCCAGATTGGGTTATTCTCTATTTCCCAAAACTAAAAGATTTGTTATTGGGGTTGGGGATCTAAAACCCTCGGATTTTGATTTTTCTCTTCAAAGTCTGATACTCTGCAGACACTTGGTCTCAGAAATCTCACAAACCCACCACGATTTCACAGTCAATTACCTCATAAACTCTTGTGGGTTGTCTCCGGAAGGTGCAATTTCAGCATCCAAGCGGGTCAAGTTGCGATCCCCGGAAAGAGCTGATTCTGTTCTGTCCTTTCTCAGAAGCCATGGATTCTCTGCAACCCAGATCTCCAAGCTCATCAGGTCACGCCCGCAACTCCTCATGGGCTATCCGGAAAAAACCCTTTTGCCAAAGCTTGAGTTTTTCATATCTGTTGGAATTTCAAGGGAGGAGCTTGCAAAAACTTTTGCTTCCGTTCCTGCTCTTTTGGATGTGAGCTTGCAGAAACGGATAAAACCCACTTGCCTTTTCCTTGGGAATCTGCTTTCTGGGAAAAATTTTGTTGCTTTTTTGAAGAACGGCTCGCGGATTTTCCTGGAAGGCCATTCGAAGAATCTGGCGCCGAATATTGGGATTTTGAGAGAACTAGGTATGCCCCAATCATGTATTTCTCTGTTGCTAGCTCATTTTCCTAGCTCTCTAATACGAAATCCTGAGAATTTCGGCAAAGTTGTGGATGAGGTTAAGCAAATGGGCTTTAATCCGGAGAAATCAACGTCTGTGATGGCAATAAAAGCTTTGTGTAGTAAGTCCATATGGAATCATAATTGTGAATCTTATAAGAGGTGGGGCTGGTCAGAGGACGATGTTCTCTCTGCTTTCAAGCGGTTCCCACATTGTATGACCAAGTCGGAGAAGAAAATAATGCAGGTAATGGAATTTCTAGTGAACAAAATGGGATGGCCGGCGCGAGTTATTGCCAAATACCCAGCCATTGTGAGTCTCAGTTTGGAGGAGCGAATAATCCCAAGGTGCTCGGTTGTTAAAGTTTTGATGTTGAAAGGATTGATAAAGGAAATTGAAAATGTGAGTTTGTATTCTGTAATGCTCCCTGCAGAGAAATTCTTCTTGGCGAAGTTTGTAACCGGATATATAGATGAAGTACCTCAGTTGTTGAGTGTGTATCAAGGAAAAGTTAAAGTTGAGGATGTATGA